The Methanosarcina acetivorans C2A genome includes the window CTTTTTTCTGGAATTTTTTTCCTGGAATTCTTTCTCTTTGGAATTCTACTTCTTTCTGATTCCCTCGACTCTCTTTTTCTCTTTTTCCGTTTTCCCTTACTTTTTATCCTTTTACTGGGGCACAAAATCGTAGCAAAAATCTAACCCAGCAATATTTCTTATATATAATGTTTTCTCTTTTTTCCGTTTTTCCAACCTGAATTCTGTTCAAATCCCGGGAGAGAACAAAAGTCTTGCTCAAAAAAGGAATTTCTTATCGTCCATCAAATTATATGGCTCAAAATTCGGATAAAAAACAGCTTCAATAGCCATTGCATATCATTGCGCCCTTAATAATGAAATGTTCTACTTTTTTAATATTTTATCCGAAATTTCTACCGTTAACTTTATTTTCCTGCTCTTATATGCCTTCAAAAGTCCATCTTTAATATTTTATATTTATATTTTTCGTTATGTCCTCTCTTTCCCTCTCCTGAGCACTCCCTTCAAAATATTTTAACCAAAAAGTATTTATGCAACCCCTGGTTTTGCCATACACCTTCTGACAAAATATTTATATCAGTAAATCGAACTTTAACTTGGAGACATCTGAAATGATGAGTAAAACAGACGGGATTTAAAATGGCACCAAAAACACTCCCTCTGCTAAAGTACTCATGAACCCCGATCAGGAAAATAAAAAATTTTGCCTGATTTCTCAGTTTCGCCTGTAGTAATCATGATTCCCTACCTGTGGTTATCGTGAATTACTTCTTGTGCACTCATGACTCGTAGAGTATGAGCTGGCAACCCAATAGTTCATGATTATTCATGGTAATTGTGGGTCGAGACGTCTCCATAGTTGAAAAACTAAAACGGAGGATGCAATATTAGCAAAGAAGAATTGCTTCAGGAACTTGCAGGCGCTGTAATCACCTGTAAGAAGGATGCGGTACTCGCTGCCGTTGAAAAGGCAAAAGGAGAACTGGATCCCTCCGAAATCATTGAAAAAGGGCTTGCAGCAGGCATGAACGAAGTGGGTGTCCTCTTTGAAAGGGGCAAACTTTTCTTACCCCATGTGATGATGGCTGCTGACGCAATGACTGCCGGAGTTGAAGCCTTAAAGGACCTTATGCCTGAAGGCTCTGCCAGCTCGAAAATGGGCGTTATTGTGAATGGTACTGTGGAAGGCGATGTCCATGACATCGGGAAATCCATCGTATCCACCATGCTCCAGTCCGCTGGTTTTGAAGTGCACGACATCGGCCGTGATGTTCCGATCAAGAACTTTGTCGAAAAAGCAAAGGAAGTCAATGCTGACATGATCGGACTTTCCGCTCTTATGACCACCACCCTCCCGGGCCAGAGAGATGTTATCGAGCTCCTCAAAGAAGAAGGTCTCAGGGAAAATGTAAAGGTCATGATCGGAGGCGCTCCGGCTACCCAGGCCTGGGCTGACAAGATCGGTGCAGATTGTTATGCTGAAAACGCAAGCGAGGCTGTTGCCAAGGCAAAAGAACTGCTGGCATAAATCATTCTTATTCGGAGGTTACAAAAATGGCAAAAAATAATGCAGTTGCAGGATTCAATGCACTTAACGGTGTAGAATTAAACCTTTTTACTACTGACGAACTCAAAGCAATCCACTACGCTACCATGGATGTTCTGATGAACCCCGGTGTACAGGTCTCTGACCCCGAGGCAAGGCAGATCTTCAAGGAAAATGGCTGCGAAGTAGACGAAAAGACAAATGTTGTAAAGATCCCTGAATACCTTGTAAGAAGAGCCCTTCAGCTTGCTCCCTCCAGGTTTGTCCTCTGGGGCCGCGACAAGAAGTTCAACACCGTCCAGGAATGCGGCGGTAAAGTGCACTGGACCTGTTTCGGTACAGGCGTTAAGATGTGCAAGTACCAGGACGGCAAGTACGTAACCGTTGACTCCGTGGAACAGGACATCGCAGACATCGCAAAGCTCTGTGACTGGGCTGAAAACATCGACTATTTCTCCCTCCCTGTCTCCGCAAGAGACATTGCAGGTCAGGGTGCCCAGGACGTCCACGAAACCCTCACTCCTATCGCAAACACCGCAAAGCACTACCACCACATCGACCCCGTCGGCGAAAATGTCGAATACTACCGGGACATCGTAACAGCCTACTACGGTGGCGATGAAGAAGAAGCCAGGAAAAAACCTATTTTCTCCATGCTCCTCTGCCCGACCAGCCCTCTTGAGCTCAGTGTCAATGCCTGTCAGGTCATCATTAAGGGTGCACGTTTCGGAATGCCTGTAAACGTCCTGAGTATGGCAA containing:
- the mtbC gene encoding dimethylamine corrinoid protein MtbC produces the protein MSKEELLQELAGAVITCKKDAVLAAVEKAKGELDPSEIIEKGLAAGMNEVGVLFERGKLFLPHVMMAADAMTAGVEALKDLMPEGSASSKMGVIVNGTVEGDVHDIGKSIVSTMLQSAGFEVHDIGRDVPIKNFVEKAKEVNADMIGLSALMTTTLPGQRDVIELLKEEGLRENVKVMIGGAPATQAWADKIGADCYAENASEAVAKAKELLA